The Bacteroidota bacterium genomic sequence TGCGCAGGTGATTAACGCAAACGGCATGTATCTCACGCCGGGGCTTATGGACATGCACGCGCATCTTGAAAACGATTTTCCGCATTACGATTATTTCCGCTACAGCATGGCCTGCGGCGTTACCCTCATGCGCTCCATGCGTACCACCGAAGCCGACTTGCAGCGCCGCGATAAAATTGAAAAAGGCGAACTCACCGGGCCCCACCTCTGGCTCACCTCGCCACCGGTAAGCGGCGATTCGAGCTGGAACACGGCAAAGATTTTCAACACCGTGGCCGAGGCAAAAACCAAAGGCTACACCTGCATCAAATACCTCGGCGGCTTAGACTCGCTGCAGTTTGCACAGCTTGCCACTATTGCCGCAAACGCAGGCCTGCGCATTGCCGGCCACACACCGCCCGGCGGACTGGCCCAGGCCATTGCCACAAAAATGGCCAGCATAGAACACGCACCTGCGCTTTTTAAACTTGCTCAGGCCGACACCGCCACACAGCGCAAAACCATTCGCGCCATGGCTATTGCCGGCGTGGCGTTTTGCCCCAACCTGCATCATTATAACCTCGTTTACAATATGTACACCGCCTACGAACGCGAGTCGATGGCCGGGCTGAAAATTGTGCCCAAAAACATCCGCGCACAGTGGGACAAAAGCCTCGCCGCTACCTGGAAGTACTTAGACAGCACAGGCTTTACCGCCGACAAGCAAAAGCAGCGCATGGGCAGTTTCGGCAAAC encodes the following:
- a CDS encoding amidohydrolase family protein; the encoded protein is MKQLFLLSALMAALFVQAQTLIIRNANIIPMNTDTVLVGQTVVIEKGVIKSIGTVSEIPADAQVINANGMYLTPGLMDMHAHLENDFPHYDYFRYSMACGVTLMRSMRTTEADLQRRDKIEKGELTGPHLWLTSPPVSGDSSWNTAKIFNTVAEAKTKGYTCIKYLGGLDSLQFAQLATIAANAGLRIAGHTPPGGLAQAIATKMASIEHAPALFKLAQADTATQRKTIRAMAIAGVAFCPNLHHYNLVYNMYTAYERESMAGLKIVPKNIRAQWDKSLAATWKYLDSTGFTADKQKQRMGSFGKLIPLLNREGVVLLCSPDVGEYNVPGYAMVEEMLQFVRYGLTPYQALRTATINPAHVLGEYKRGTVAIGNYADLVLLPENPLKNLRAYQYARYTIVKGNVYSTRKLRKGKYVP